CAGAACTTGCTCAAGAGCAAGAATAACTGATACGTCAAAAAGGCCAGAGTGCACGGTTGTCCCATTAAAAATATTTTGCTCAACTTAACCACAAACGTTCAGTTTTGAGGCGAGGTTGGGCGGAAATTTGATGAGAAAACGCANNNNNNNNNNNNNAGTATTTCGAAGAAAATTTCCGCCCAAGATCGACCAAAAATGGACGTTTCCTGATTTAATGGGACAGCCCTGGGCCAGAGTGTCTCTGCTCTGGCCTTGTCTTTTCAAACACGATACAATGCCCAAAAATTCAAAAGGCTGACCATGAGCACGTACCGCATACTCGATTACCCTGATCCTCGCTTAAAGACCGTTGCACAGAAAGTGGATGATATCAACGCGCCACATGTGCAAGAGATGATCCACAACATGCTGGAAACACTAGAAAACACGGATCATTGTGGTGGACTTGCTGCGACGCAGCTGGACATTGAAAAGCCTTTGCGTATTTTCGTCTATTACGACTACGAAAACGATGACCCATCAAACCAAGTCGCCCGCGTCATTGTAAACCCCGAAATCGTGAAGACCGAAGGCGAAGTTAACGAACAAGAAGGCTGCATGTCGGTCTACCCAGATCACATCCACGCTGCGGTCAAGCGCCCTGCGCTGACCACCATGAAAGCGCTGAACGAAAAAGGCGAAACCATCGAGCTGGCACGCGGCGGGTATTTAGCCAAACTTTTTATTCACGAAGTGGACCACCTTGAAGGCAAAGTCTATATCGATCATCTAAAGCCTTTAAAGCGTGCCATGCTGGATAAAAAGATCGCCAAGCTGCGCAAAAATCTCGCGAGCAACAGCTGTGGCGATGCGCACTGCCATCACGATCATTAGAGCTCGTCTCGACAATCCGGGGGTAATAAACCCGGGTTTTCAATGCTTCGCATTTCAAACCAGGCTAGGTTCGTTCTACTTTTGCTGGTGCATGCAGCCTGGATTGAACACCGAAGGTGTGATAATCCGGGTTTGATTTCCCCCGGGTTATCGCTTCGCTCAACCCAGGCTACGACTGCGTTTTGAATTTCGGATCAAAGCCCCAACATCAAACGTGCAGGATCTTCCAATAATTTTTTCAACTCAACCAAGAAGCTTACCGAGGTTTTACCATCGACGATACGATGATCATACGACAAAGCAATGTACATCATCGGACGAATCACCACTTCACCATTTTCAGCCACAGGGCGCTCTTGAATGGCATGCATGCCAAGAATGGCGCTTTGCGGCGGATTGATGATCGGTGTTGATAACAATGAACCAAAGACGCCACCGTTGGTGATGGTAAAGTTACCGCCGGTCATATCTTCCAAAGCCAACTTGCCGTCACGTGCGCGGCCGGCAAATTCGGCAATCTGGTTTTCCATGTCGGCCATCGAAAGCTGATCAACATTTCGCAAGACAGGCACAACCAAACCGCGCTCAGTGGATACGGCAATACCGATATCATAATAACCGTGGTACACAATGTCATCGCCATCAATCGAAGCGTTAACATCCGGGAATTTTTTCAAGGCTTCTACCACAGCTTTAGTAAAGAACGACATAAAGCCTAATTTAGCGCCTTGTGTTTTTTGGAACTCTTCTTTGTATTTCGCGCGAAGATCCATCACCGGCTTCATATTGACTTCGTTGAATGTGGTCAACATCGCCGTTTCATTCGTCGCAGACAATAAGCGTTCAGCAATGCGTTTGCGCAAACGCGACATCGGCACACGTTCTTCAATACGTTCAACGTCAACCGCGACCGACGCTTTGCCTTGCAAGCTGGCAGGATCAACACCCTTCTCCGCGGCCATACGACGCACAGACGGTGAAGCTGTGTTATCAGCGGCTGAGTGCCCAGACTTAGCGGGTGCGGCTTTTGCTTCAGCCGGTTTTTCCGCTTTTTTAGGCGCTGCTTCGGCCTTCGGCGCATCGTCAGTTTTTTCAGGGCTCGCTGCAAGCTCGCCGGCTTCAAATTCACCCAAGACCATATCCGCTGTAACGGTCGCACCCTCTTCTTGCGCGATAGATTTCAACACACCATTGGCAGGCGCAGGCACTTCCATCACCACTTTATCGGTTTCTAAGTCAACAATCGTTTCACCCTCTGCGATCGATTCGCCAGGTTTAATGTGCCAAGTCGCGACGACCGCGTCAGCGACCGATTCAGGCAAGCCAGGAACTTTGATTTGTACAGACATCGTTATAATCCTCTGAATTTAGTGTTTTGAATTAAAATTTGAATTTAAAGCTTGATCGACCAGCGCAGCTTGTTCTTCTTTGTGCTTATAAGCGTAACCGACCGCCGGTGCTGCAGACGCTTCGCGGCCTGCATAATGCAAGCTTTGGCCTTCATGCAGACAGGCTGTTAGGTTATGGTGCGTTTGATACCATGGCCCTTGGTTTTGTGGCTCTTCTTGGCACCACACCACCGTTTTCGCATTCGCATAACGCATTAACTCGGCTTTAAGCTCATCACGTGGGAATGGATAAAGCTGCTCGATACGCACGATCGCCACATCCTCACGCTTATCATCGCGACGTTGTTGCAACAAGTCATAATAGACTTTACCACTACACACAATCACACGCTTGACACTTTTTTCTTTCAGTTCATCGATTTCATGAATCACCAAGTGGAAGTGCCCATGTGATAAATCGTCTAAGCTTGAAACAGCAAGCTTATGGCGCAACAAACTTTTCGGTGTCATGACGATCAAAGGCTTACGCGCTGGGCGCAACATTTGACGACGCAACATGTGAAACACTTGAGCTGGCGTGGTAGGCACACAGACTTGCATATTATGCTGTGCGCACAATTGTAAATAACGCTCTAAACGCGCAGAGGAATGCTCGGGGCCCATGCCTTCATAACCGTGCGGCAGCAACATCACCAGCGCACACACGCGGTCCCACTTCTGCTCGCCTGAGCTAATGAATTGGTCGATAACCATTTGAGCACCATTGGCGAAATCACCAAATTGTGCTTCCCATAACACTAAATATTTAGGGTCAGAGGCTGCGTAACCGTATTCAAAAGCTAACACTGCTTCTTCACTCAGAATTGAATTAAAGACTTCGAACTCGGCTTGAGAGTCGTCGACATGGCACAAAGGCGTGTAGACTTCACCGGTTTTTGCATCATGCAGTTCCGCGTGGCGATGCGCAAACGTGCCGCGACCAGAATCTTCACCGCTTAAACGCACATGATAGGTCTCGGTGACCAAAGAGGCATACGCCAAGGTTTCAGCGTAACCCCAATTCATAGGAATATTACCTGCGGTCATTTCATCGCGCTCGGCCAATAATTTCTGAACTTGCGGATGCACATTGAACCCTTCAGGCACGCTCGTGATACGCTGACCCAGCTTGACCAATGTGTCTTTCGGTACAGCAGTTTCCACGGTATCACGCAGTGATTTATTCACATACTTTGACCAATTAACCGTACGCTGCTTAGTGGATTCTTGTTCATCGATTTTCACCGTTTGACCACCTTGATCCATGATCGCTTTATAATCCGTTTGCATAGCTTTCATATCATCGCTAGCAATAATATTTTTAGCCACCAAGTGCTTAGCGTAAACCGTCGCTGTTACCGGGTGCTTTTTCACAACCGCATACATCTCCGGCTGCGTGATCGAAGGATCATCCGCTTCGTTATGACCTAGGCGACGGTAACAGACCAAATCAATCATCACGTCTTTTTTAAACTGACGTTGATAGGCAAAAGCCAGCTTCATAACACGACAAGCCGCTTCAGGATCATCACCATTTACATGGAAAATGGGCATATCGACCGTTTTAGCGACATCAGAGCAATAGTGCGATGAACGCGTGTCCCTCGGATCGCTGGTGGTAAAACCCACCTGGTTATTAATCACGATATGCACTGAACCACCAATGCCATAACCACGAAGTTGTGACATATTGATGGTTTCAAACACCACGCCTTGGCCAGCGACAGCCGAGTCGCCGTGAATCATCACAGCTAAATGTTTTTCACGTGCCGTGTCTTTATTGCGAAACTGTTTCGCGCGCACAGCACCTTGCACCACCGGTGCAACAATTTCCAAGTGTGAAGGGTTAAACGCGAGCGCGACATGTATCGGCTTGCCACCTACCACAACATCGGAGGAGTAACCCATATGATATTTCACATCGCCCGTCTTATCCGAACCGATATTTTTACCTTCGAATTCATCAAACAAGTGTTGCGATGATTTACCCAGAATGTTCACCAAAACGTTTAAACGGCCACGGTGTGCCATGCCAATGACCACGCCGTCCAAGGTTGAGCGAGCTCCATCGTGCAGCAACTGATTCAACAAGGGAATTAAGGTATCGCCCCCTTCCAATGAAAAACGTTTTTGGCCGACATATTTCAACGCCAGGTATTTTTCCAAGCCATCAGCTGCGACCAAGTCTTTCAAAATGCGTTTTTGCTCATCCGCAGTAAAAGCCTGCGGGGATTGCTCGAGTTGTTCGCGCAACCAATAACGCTCATCGTTATTGCTGATGTGCTCGTACTCCACACCCACTGAGCCGCAATAAATTGCCTCTAGCGTTTCAATCAAGCTTTTTAAAGTGCTTTCTTTACCGACAACAAAATGCGCTGCAAAAAATGTTTTTGATAAATCAGCGGAGCTTAAGCCATGCGTTTCTAGCGTTAAGGAAGGATGCTCATACGGTGTTTGCAAACCCAATGGGTCAAGCTTAGCTTTCAAATGACCAAAAGCCCTATAGGATTCGATCAAATGCATCACAGCGATTTCTTTTTCAACATCACCGCCGGCAACACTGGCGCGTGGCTTAGGCTTATAGTATTTAAACGTATGGCGAAGCGAATCCATAGACACATCTTTGGGCTTACCATCGGCCAACAAGCCTTCGAAGTATCCACGCCACTCTTCACTCAAAGACTCTGGGTTATGCAAAAAATCTTCGTATAAACCCTCAAGGTAGGTGATATTATCGCCTTCTAGGTAACTATTTTTTCGCTCAGTTTCAAAATCTAAAGCGCTCATTAATTATTATTCTCCAAATTTATTACGTACGTTCCGTAATACCTTCTTTCAACATCGCCGATTTGATTTTACCAATCGCGCGCGTCGGGTTTAAGCCTTTCGGGCAAACATGCACACAGTTCATAATGCCGCGGCAACGGAAGACGCTGAATGGATCGCTTAAATTTTCTAAGCGTTTTGTTGTGGCGTTATCACGCGAATCCGCCAAGAAACGGTAAGCTTGCAACAAGCCTGATGGGCCCACGAATTTATCGGGGTTCCACCAGAACGATGGGCATGAGGCTGAGCAGCAGGCACACAAAATACACTCATACAAACCGTCAAGCTTCGCGCGGTCTTCAGGCGATTGCAGGCGCTCTTTCGCCGGCAAAGGCGCATCATTTTGCAAATACGGCTCGATGCGGTGATATTGACGATAAAATTCATCCATATCCACGACCAAGTCGCGAATCACAGGAAAGCCTGGTAATGGACGCACCACAACGGGCTCTTTAAGCTTCGACAGCGGTGTAATACAAGCCAAACCGTTTTTGCCGTTGATATTCATGCCGTCTGAGCCACACACCCCTTCGCGACAAGAGCGACGTAACGACAAAGTTTGATCTTGCTCTTTGATCATCTCGATAGCCGTCAACAGCATCATATCGCTACCCTTCGGGATATCGAGCTCGTAATCTTGCATGTGCGGTTCTTGATCGGTTTCTGGATTGTAGCGATAAATTCTAAATTTCATAACGTCATCCTATTAATACACGCGCTCTTTTGGCGGGAATGGTTCAACTTTGTGTGGCTTGAAGTTCACTTCACGGTAGCTGATCTTATGATCAAGCACGTGATACACCGTGTGCTTCATCCAATTTTCATCATCACGTTTCGGATAATCTTCACGGCTGTGCGCACCACGACTTTCGGTACGGTTAAGCGCAGACTTCGCTGTGCACAACGCGGTGGCCATCAAGTTATCCATCTCCAAGGCTTCCATACGCGCAGCGTTGAATGACTTGGACTTATCCTGCAGATGCGCCGTTTCCAAACGCTTAGACAAGTCGAGCATTTTTTCCCAGCCTTCTTCAAGGCTAGCTTGCTCACGGAACACGCCAAAGTGATATTGCATGACACTTTGCATTTCTTTGCGCAACTCGTGGAAATCTTCGCCACCTTTTGAATTTTCCCAACGCATGTAACGCGCCATTGATGCGTCAATAATGCTTTCAGAAACATCCGGTGCTGCGCCAGTTTGACCCAAGCTCTCTTCAATATGAATACCGGCTGCACGACCAAAGACCACCAGGTCAAGCAAGGAGTTACTACCCAAACGGTTAGAGCCATGCACAGACACACAAGCACATTCACCCACAGCATACAAACCATTCACGACGGCATCTTTACCCGTATTGGATTGCAACACCTGGCCATGAATATTGGTTGGAATACCGCCCATGATATAGTGACACGTTGGCACCACAGGAATCGGCTCTTTGATCGGATCGACTTGCGCAAACGTCATTGCCAAATCGCGAATACCCGGCAAGCGCTCTTTAATAATGTCTTCACCTAAATGCGTTAAGTTTAATTTAGCGCATTGAACACCATTGATTTCAAAACCACGGCCCTCACGAAGCTCAATAGCTATCGCGCGAGACACGACGTCGCGTGACGCCAAATCTTTCGCATGCGGGGCATAACGCTCCATGAAACGCTCGCCATCTTTATTGATGAGGTAACCACCCTCACCACGGCAACCTTCAGTCACCAACACGCCCGCACCTGCGATACCCGTTGGGTGAAATTGCCAGAATTCCATATCTTGCAAGGGCAAGCCCGCACGCAGCGCCATACCAAAGCCGTCACCCGTGTTAATGTGCGCATTCGTGGTGGATTCAAAAATACGGCCCGCACCACCTGTGGCAAACACGGTCGCGCGCGCGCGAAACATGGCCAACTCGCCCGTTTCGATACACATCGCCATGACACCGGCAATAGAGCCATCATCCAATTTCAATAAATCCAATGCGTACCATTCATTAAAAAAGTGTGTATTGGCTTTAATGTTTTGCTGATACAAGGTGTGTAAAAGAGCATGGCCTGTACGGTCAGCGGCTGCGCAGGTTCGGTGTGCTATACCTTCGCCGTAATTGACTGTCTGACCACCAAAGGCACGTTGGTAAATTTTACCGTTTTTCATGCGTGAAAAGGGCATACCCATATGTTCAAGCTCGATAATCGCCTCAGGTGCGTGTTCACACATGTATTCACAAGCATCTTGATCCGCCAAGTAGTCACTGCCCTTGACCGTGTCATACATGTGCCAACGCCAATCATCTTTATGATCGTTACCCAAAGCCGCCGCAATACCGCCTTGCGCAGACACGGTGTGCGAGCGTGTTGGAAACACTTTAGAGATAACGCCGACTTTTAAACCGGAGCTCGCCATTTGCAGCGCCGCGCGCATACCTGCACCGCCGGCGCCGACAATAATGGCATCGAAATCATAGCTTGCAAACATCAATACTTCCCCAACTCAATTAAAACGACCAGACCATAGGAATATGCCAAACGACTTGAATACCCCAGATCAAATAAAACACCAACGCTAATAATACGATGACTTCGAGCACTTTACGTAACCACAATACCTTCACGTAATCCGTGAAAATGGTCCAAAGACCAATCCAGGCGTGCCACATTAAACACACTAAGAAAATAATGGTGGCGGACTGCACCCAAAATACATGAAACAAATGGCGCCATACACCATACGTTAAGTGCGGGTGTGACGCCAAATATGCGAACATCAAAATGATGTATAACGCCATGTAGACCGCTGTGAGTCTTTGCGCTATCCATTCACGTAAACCTTTTGTACCACTCATACTATCGCCCTTACCAAATCACGTTGTCAAAACCGATCAGGATGTAAATCCCAAGAAAAATAATCACCGCCCAGGTGAACACCATCACAAACCATGCGCCTAAGCGACCACCACGCAGTGTGTCACCAATGTGGCAATCCATGAGTAAGTGACGAATACCCGCCACTAAGTGGTAAAACAAGGCTGACATAAACACCCAAACCACAAAGCGCAAAATAAAATAACTCATGTAGTGAGATAAAACAGCGAAGTGTTGCTCGGAGGATAAGGAATACCACAACAGCCACAATACATAGGGAATAAACAAAAACAACAAAAGCCCTGTGGCACGGTGCAAGATGGATGTCATTGCCGTGATCGGGAACTTCATACTGATAATATTTAAGTTAACGGGTCGATTTTTACTCACGATTACCTCTCGACGTTTAAATATGCGCGCAAGTATTATATACAGACGACGCGAACATGCAAACTCTAGCATCCTGACAAAGCCATTGAAAAGCAAAGATAATCCCATCACCGGATGCCAAATTTTGCTTGAGCCATTGTTCTGGAAAGTTGGCCAATTTTTGTGTTACTCTACGGCCGCTATGGTTGACTTAATGGCGTGCTTCGCGCCCTCGCACGTCGCCGTGAAGAAAATCCTAATCCCAGCCCCAAAGGCGTCTAAATAATAAACAAACTTAAGTCGCAAATTAGAGCGCACCCTAGACAAGCTTGATTAAAATGGTTATTTTTCAGCGACTCGTGGGCAAACTTGCGCTACAATATGCCCCATATAATTTTGGATAACAACGGAGCCAGTATGTCGACAGATAAAGCCACACTGAGGTTTAATGACAACACCATCGAACTAGCCGTGCAAACTCCCACATTGGGCAAGCAAGTCGCTGATATCTCAGCCTTAGGTAAATCAGGGCTGTACACCTTTGACCCAGGCTTTATGTCCACAGCCTCTTGCGAATCCAAAATCACCTACATCGACGGCGAAGCCGGCCAGTTGCTTTATCGCGGCTACCCTATCGAGCAGCTTGCTGAACAGTCCACCTTCATGGAAGTCTGTTATTTGCTGCTACACAGTGAACTGCCAAGTGCTTCTGAACTCTCAGCTTTTGAAGAAGCCATTAAATCACACACGGCAATTGAACCCGTCGTGGAAAGCGTCATTAAAGCGTTTGCACAAGATGCGCACCCCATGGCGATGATGATGGCCGCCAGCAGTGCCTTGGCCGCCCTCTACCCCATCGACATCAGTGATGAAAAAGCCCGCATTGAAACTGTCATGCGCCTGATTGCACAAGCACCGGTGATGGTGGCCCTTTGCAAACGTCACAATGCCGGCGAAGCATTTTTAGCGCCGCGCAGAGATTTAAGCTACAGCGAAAACTTCCTCTACATGCTCAATGCTGAAAAAGAAGGTGACGCGCCCAATGCGACAATCGCCAAAGCCCTCGACAGAATTTTCGTTCTACATGCCGATCACGAGCAAAACGCCTCAACATCGACTGTACGCTTGGTCGGCTCGACTGACACACAAGCCTGTGCAGCCTATGCCGCAGGCATCGGTGCTTTATGGGGACCATCACACGGTGGTGCTAACGAAGCGGCATTAAACATGCTGATTGAAATCGGTGATGAAGAAAACATCGAGAAATATATTGCCAAAGCGAAAGATAAAAGCGACCCCTTCAAACTCATGGGCTTTGGGCACCGTGTGTATAAAAACTTCGACCCACGCGCCAAAATCATGCGTGAAACTTGCCATGAAGTGCTAGACGAAGTGGGGGTTAAAGACTCACCGCTATTCAAAGTGGCCATGAAACTTCAAGATATCGCTCTAGAAGACGAATACTTTGTATCACGCAAACTTTACCCGAACGTGGATTTCTACTCTGGTATCACACAGCGCGCTATCGGCATCCCAAGCAATCTTTTCACGAATATTTTCGTGTTGGGCCGCACGCCAGGTTGGATGTCGCACTGGCATGAAATGCTGTCTGCGCCGTATAAAATTGGCCGCCCACGCCAGCTTTACACAGGTAGCGACAAGCGTAACTACGTCGACTTGTCGTCACGCTAAAAACTTAAGCCCATAAAAAAGCCCGTCAATGACGGGCTTTTTTATATCTGCTGATTCTATTAAGAAAGCGTATTTTTGCCTGCAGCAGAACCACCGCCAAACATAAACACCACACCTAAGTTGGCGCCAAAGTCAGCGCGGCCAGAGCCTGTGACCGTGTAAAGATACTGCGCACCACCTTGTAAGCCGATGTTTTGCGTGAAGAAATACGCAAGACCGGCATTGGCATGCAAGTTCGTTTGCGTTTTCACTTCACTGCCCAAAACTTGGTTAAAATGCTGTACACCAACACCACCGCCAACATAGGGCTGAAGCGCAGCAGCATACGGACCAAAGTAATAATTGCCGTCGATGGCGTATTGCATCACAGAGACATCATCGAACGGTGAAATCCTTTGCTTAGTGCGGTTACCGGCCACACTCGCATTCACCAATAAGTGATTGCTGACAGCATAACCCACAGACGCGCCAACACCACCTTGGTTTTTCAAATGACGCTTACTGGCATACCAGGTGTAATTCGCAAACGGCGACAACACAAATGCACCCTCGCGCAATGCGGCATGCGCCGTCGAGGCCAAGCCCAAAGCGCCAGCCATAGCGCCCATTAATACTAGATTCGCTTTTTTCATACCCTTTCCTCTTTTACATGTGTTTGATGATGGCATCACCAAACTCAGAACATTTCAATAATTTCGCACCCGTCATCAAGCGCTCAAAGTCATAGGTCACTTCTTTTTGAGAAATCGCCCCTTCCATGCCTTTGATCACCAAGTCAGCGGCCTCAAACCAGCCCATATGACGCAACATCATTTCAGCCGACAAAATCAAAGAACCTGGGTTCACTTTGTCTTGACCCGCATACTTAGGTGCTGTGCCATGCGTGGCTTCAAAAAACGCAACCTCATCGCTTAAGTTTGCACCCGGCGCGATACCAATACCGCCGACTTGAGCCGCCAAAGCATCAGAGACATAGTCACCGTTTAAGTTCAGTGTGGCAATGACAGAGTACTCTGCCGGACGCAATAAGATCTGCTGCAAAAAGGCATCAGCAATTACGTCTTTGATAATAATGTCTTTACCTGTCTTTGGGTTCTTGAATGAGTACCAAGGTCCACCATCCACCTCTGTGGCACCAAATTCAGTTTTAGCCATTTCATAGCCCCAATCACGAAACGCACCTTCGGTGAACTTCATGATGTTACCTTTGTGAACCAAGGTCACAGAATCACGGTCGTTATCGATCGCGTATTGAATCGCGGCTTTCACCAAACGTGAGGTACCGGCTTTAGACACCGGCTTAATGCCAATACCGCAATGCTCAGGGAAACGAATTTTCTTCACACCCATTTCGTTTTGCAAAAAGTTAATCACTTTTCTCGCGCCTTCAGAATCCGCTTCCCACTCAATACCGGCGTAGATGTCTTCCGAGTTTTCACGAAAGATCACCATATTCGTTTTTTCTGGCGCTTTTACCGGGCTAGGCACACCTTGGAAATAACGCACAGGGCGCAAGCAAACGTATAAATCCAACACTTGGCGCAAGCTCACATTTAAAGAGCGAATACCGCCACCGACCGGTGTCGTTAAGGGGCCTTTGATCGCCACTTTATACTCACGCACCGCATCGAATGTTTCTTCAGGTAGCCAAGTGTTATCGCCATAAACGTTAAC
The DNA window shown above is from Gammaproteobacteria bacterium CG11_big_fil_rev_8_21_14_0_20_46_22 and carries:
- the def gene encoding peptide deformylase is translated as MSTYRILDYPDPRLKTVAQKVDDINAPHVQEMIHNMLETLENTDHCGGLAATQLDIEKPLRIFVYYDYENDDPSNQVARVIVNPEIVKTEGEVNEQEGCMSVYPDHIHAAVKRPALTTMKALNEKGETIELARGGYLAKLFIHEVDHLEGKVYIDHLKPLKRAMLDKKIAKLRKNLASNSCGDAHCHHDH
- a CDS encoding dihydrolipoyllysine-residue succinyltransferase, with the protein product MSVQIKVPGLPESVADAVVATWHIKPGESIAEGETIVDLETDKVVMEVPAPANGVLKSIAQEEGATVTADMVLGEFEAGELAASPEKTDDAPKAEAAPKKAEKPAEAKAAPAKSGHSAADNTASPSVRRMAAEKGVDPASLQGKASVAVDVERIEERVPMSRLRKRIAERLLSATNETAMLTTFNEVNMKPVMDLRAKYKEEFQKTQGAKLGFMSFFTKAVVEALKKFPDVNASIDGDDIVYHGYYDIGIAVSTERGLVVPVLRNVDQLSMADMENQIAEFAGRARDGKLALEDMTGGNFTITNGGVFGSLLSTPIINPPQSAILGMHAIQERPVAENGEVVIRPMMYIALSYDHRIVDGKTSVSFLVELKKLLEDPARLMLGL
- the sucA gene encoding 2-oxoglutarate dehydrogenase E1 component (SucA; E1 component of the oxoglutarate dehydrogenase complex which catalyzes the formation of succinyl-CoA from 2-oxoglutarate; SucA catalyzes the reaction of 2-oxoglutarate with dihydrolipoamide succinyltransferase-lipoate to form dihydrolipoamide succinyltransferase-succinyldihydrolipoate and carbon dioxide) produces the protein MSALDFETERKNSYLEGDNITYLEGLYEDFLHNPESLSEEWRGYFEGLLADGKPKDVSMDSLRHTFKYYKPKPRASVAGGDVEKEIAVMHLIESYRAFGHLKAKLDPLGLQTPYEHPSLTLETHGLSSADLSKTFFAAHFVVGKESTLKSLIETLEAIYCGSVGVEYEHISNNDERYWLREQLEQSPQAFTADEQKRILKDLVAADGLEKYLALKYVGQKRFSLEGGDTLIPLLNQLLHDGARSTLDGVVIGMAHRGRLNVLVNILGKSSQHLFDEFEGKNIGSDKTGDVKYHMGYSSDVVVGGKPIHVALAFNPSHLEIVAPVVQGAVRAKQFRNKDTAREKHLAVMIHGDSAVAGQGVVFETINMSQLRGYGIGGSVHIVINNQVGFTTSDPRDTRSSHYCSDVAKTVDMPIFHVNGDDPEAACRVMKLAFAYQRQFKKDVMIDLVCYRRLGHNEADDPSITQPEMYAVVKKHPVTATVYAKHLVAKNIIASDDMKAMQTDYKAIMDQGGQTVKIDEQESTKQRTVNWSKYVNKSLRDTVETAVPKDTLVKLGQRITSVPEGFNVHPQVQKLLAERDEMTAGNIPMNWGYAETLAYASLVTETYHVRLSGEDSGRGTFAHRHAELHDAKTGEVYTPLCHVDDSQAEFEVFNSILSEEAVLAFEYGYAASDPKYLVLWEAQFGDFANGAQMVIDQFISSGEQKWDRVCALVMLLPHGYEGMGPEHSSARLERYLQLCAQHNMQVCVPTTPAQVFHMLRRQMLRPARKPLIVMTPKSLLRHKLAVSSLDDLSHGHFHLVIHEIDELKEKSVKRVIVCSGKVYYDLLQQRRDDKREDVAIVRIEQLYPFPRDELKAELMRYANAKTVVWCQEEPQNQGPWYQTHHNLTACLHEGQSLHYAGREASAAPAVGYAYKHKEEQAALVDQALNSNFNSKH
- the sdhB gene encoding succinate dehydrogenase iron-sulfur subunit (part of four member succinate dehydrogenase enzyme complex that forms a trimeric complex (trimer of tetramers); SdhA/B are the catalytic subcomplex and can exhibit succinate dehydrogenase activity in the absence of SdhC/D which are the membrane components and form cytochrome b556; SdhC binds ubiquinone; oxidizes succinate to fumarate while reducing ubiquinone to ubiquinol; the catalytic subunits are similar to fumarate reductase) — its product is MKFRIYRYNPETDQEPHMQDYELDIPKGSDMMLLTAIEMIKEQDQTLSLRRSCREGVCGSDGMNINGKNGLACITPLSKLKEPVVVRPLPGFPVIRDLVVDMDEFYRQYHRIEPYLQNDAPLPAKERLQSPEDRAKLDGLYECILCACCSASCPSFWWNPDKFVGPSGLLQAYRFLADSRDNATTKRLENLSDPFSVFRCRGIMNCVHVCPKGLNPTRAIGKIKSAMLKEGITERT
- the sdhA gene encoding succinate dehydrogenase flavoprotein subunit: MFASYDFDAIIVGAGGAGMRAALQMASSGLKVGVISKVFPTRSHTVSAQGGIAAALGNDHKDDWRWHMYDTVKGSDYLADQDACEYMCEHAPEAIIELEHMGMPFSRMKNGKIYQRAFGGQTVNYGEGIAHRTCAAADRTGHALLHTLYQQNIKANTHFFNEWYALDLLKLDDGSIAGVMAMCIETGELAMFRARATVFATGGAGRIFESTTNAHINTGDGFGMALRAGLPLQDMEFWQFHPTGIAGAGVLVTEGCRGEGGYLINKDGERFMERYAPHAKDLASRDVVSRAIAIELREGRGFEINGVQCAKLNLTHLGEDIIKERLPGIRDLAMTFAQVDPIKEPIPVVPTCHYIMGGIPTNIHGQVLQSNTGKDAVVNGLYAVGECACVSVHGSNRLGSNSLLDLVVFGRAAGIHIEESLGQTGAAPDVSESIIDASMARYMRWENSKGGEDFHELRKEMQSVMQYHFGVFREQASLEEGWEKMLDLSKRLETAHLQDKSKSFNAARMEALEMDNLMATALCTAKSALNRTESRGAHSREDYPKRDDENWMKHTVYHVLDHKISYREVNFKPHKVEPFPPKERVY
- the sdhD gene encoding succinate dehydrogenase, hydrophobic membrane anchor protein, with product MSGTKGLREWIAQRLTAVYMALYIILMFAYLASHPHLTYGVWRHLFHVFWVQSATIIFLVCLMWHAWIGLWTIFTDYVKVLWLRKVLEVIVLLALVFYLIWGIQVVWHIPMVWSF
- the sdhC gene encoding succinate dehydrogenase, cytochrome b556 subunit; this encodes MSKNRPVNLNIISMKFPITAMTSILHRATGLLLFLFIPYVLWLLWYSLSSEQHFAVLSHYMSYFILRFVVWVFMSALFYHLVAGIRHLLMDCHIGDTLRGGRLGAWFVMVFTWAVIIFLGIYILIGFDNVIW